The genomic DNA CGGCTGAAAGTGGCGTACAAAAGTCTCCATTGATATTTTAACCATATCGCTGCGGCACCTGCATATGCTTGCCCGCTTCCCATACTCTATCCAGCGCTTGGACGCAAAGTTGGTCGATTCTGCCCCATTGAAGCCGTGGTTGAAGCCAGAATGGTAGCCGAACGGAAAGGTAATCATAATTTCACCCGCCTCCTGGGTAACCTTGTTGTAGGGTATATTATGCTGCCGCAAAACTTTGGGACTTATCATGGTCATCTTGTGGCGGAGGTATGCATTGCATTCCTGATGTGTTTCCGGAAATAGCTCATTAGCCAGCTTCTCCAGGCGCCTTCCGTAGGCCGGTGGAATGGCGTACCATGTTTTTGGAGCACCGAAATGAAGATAATTTATCGAGTACAGATCCATATCTTCTGTGTGCCAAGCAAAGGAGCTCTTCCACATGCCAAAGTAGAGGTACGCTGTATTCACCCCGTCTATGGTTATGTTATAGTCGGTGTTAACCAGGTTCAGTACGGTGTCTAGCCTCCCAATGTTCCACACATCTAGATCGTCGTCGCTAAGCGTTCCCTGGACATCCGCTGCATACAGCGgggatacatatgtaacatTCTTCCAATATTTCCGCTCTAGGTCTTCGTAGTCAGTGTGCCGCGGTGTGCTGTGTAGCTCTGAGTTAGCCTTCTCCATGAACTGGCGCAGTGTCATCTGCTTGCGCTGCTGCACGTTGAATTGCTGGTACACTCCCTGTGCCCTACAACCAAATTCGGACAAGTTTTAACTGTACAGGGTCCATCAACTGGTTATCACTCAATTTCTTACCCCTGAACCAACTGAGAAATAGGTGGAGGAATCGTCATGTTGATGTTCTCTATGTCGTACCCGGACTGCCTGGGGACCCATTCTGGCGGCGGCTGCATTAGTTAAGGAGCACGTTGTCAGCAAACATATCCACAtccatgtttttttcatttaCCTGAATTTTAACCAAACCCGCC from Drosophila subobscura isolate 14011-0131.10 chromosome E, UCBerk_Dsub_1.0, whole genome shotgun sequence includes the following:
- the LOC117891285 gene encoding probable lysine-specific demethylase 4A isoform X1 translates to MSAQSSFHDGDENKVPRIMTFRPSYDEFKNFSAYIEYMESRGAHKAGLVKIQPPPEWVPRQSGYDIENINMTIPPPISQLVQGAQGVYQQFNVQQRKQMTLRQFMEKANSELHSTPRHTDYEDLERKYWKNVTYVSPLYAADVQGTLSDDDLDVWNIGRLDTVLNLVNTDYNITIDGVNTAYLYFGMWKSSFAWHTEDMDLYSINYLHFGAPKTWYAIPPAYGRRLEKLANELFPETHQECNAYLRHKMTMISPKVLRQHNIPYNKVTQEAGEIMITFPFGYHSGFNHGFNGAESTNFASKRWIEYGKRASICRCRSDMVKISMETFVRHFQPDRYDNWLKGKDFGYHPEEPGKLCPANPPTINVYDKKESLALAKAKASSPQKRGCSMATNSEANGADDGDEKASVSSTSGIRLKQAVVKLRKLPRELVTDPPAAPERYDFNSIVEKSVKRLWNDLPNPNPGINLLSNGVVKNTKRMRFHTKVLTLEDED
- the LOC117891285 gene encoding probable lysine-specific demethylase 4A isoform X2; translation: MSAQSSFHDGDENKVPRIMTFRPSYDEFKNFSAYIEYMESRGAHKAGLVKIQPPPEWVPRQSGYDIENINMTIPPPISQLVQGAQGVYQQFNVQQRKQMTLRQFMEKANSELHSTPRHTDYEDLERKYWKNVTYVSPLYAADVQGTLSDDDLDVWNIGRLDTVLNLVNTDYNITIDGVNTAYLYFGMWKSSFAWHTEDMDLYSINYLHFGAPKTWYAIPPAYGRRLEKLANELFPETHQECNAYLRHKMTMISPKVLRQHNIPYNKVTQEAGEIMITFPFGYHSGFNHGFNGAESTNFASKRWIEYGKRASICRCRSDMVKISMETFVRHFQPDRYDNWLKGKDFGYHPEEPGKLCPANPPTINVYDKKESLALAKAKASSPQKRGCSMATNSEANGADDGDEKASVSSTSGIRLKQAVVKLRKLPRELVTDPPAAPERNQFAQQRCGEEHKKNALSHKSPHT